CCCCTGTCCCTTACATTTTCATCTTGCTTGATGGTCACCataacatgaatttctttgttctacCCAAACTTttgtgatgttctgcctcactacagcccagaaacaatggaggagACTGAGCATGGACTGGAACCAATAAAACCATgaaataaataaaccttttctttcttaaagtgGTTAGGGCTGTTAATTAAATAATAGAACAAatgataaaaatgcaaacaaaatagtGTAGTCTAAGGTTTTCTTACAAAATGAGATCTTCCAAATGACCTAAGTCTCCAAATACATTCTCCACCTCAAAATGTGTAAAACATACTACTatttagtaaaacaaaataataattatttggtGTGATACATGTCTCTTGAAAAGAAATAGTTGCCCAAAATCTGTCCTATTGGAGAAAATAGAGTACCCAAGTGATTCAAAGTTGGAAAAGCTTTGGGAAAGATGAAAAACAATAACATGGAAAAGAGTAGATGTCACCAAGAACAGAAGGTGTCATAAGGTAAATTTTGTATTTGAATCTCATAACAAAGATGATCAGAGTAAGAGAAGCATCAAGAATAAAGTAAAAGTAACAATTTCTACTCCTGCCACAGGATAAAAGACTCGTATGACTGACTCAGAGGCTTTGAGTCCTATCAAGGATCTTTCTTTAGTCTCAGCACAACtggtccttttattatttttatctgaaaGAGTCTTTTCAGAGCCCTCTTGATATCCTTATTCCTCAGAGTGTAGATGAAGGGGTTGAGCATGGGGGTGACAACACTGTACATCACTGAGGCTCTTGCAGTTGAATGCGATTTTTCCATTGAAGAAGAACTAAGGTACACACCTAGACCCGTGCAATAATATAAGGAAACAACAGAGAGGTGAGATGCACAGGTGGAAAATGCTTTGTACTTACCCTGAGGTGATGAGATTGCACAGATGGAGGAAATGATCCTGAAGTAAGAGTAAAGGATGCCAGCAAATGGACAGCAAGCCAATAGAACAGCTGCAAAATATATCACTACCTCATTGAGAAAGGTGTCAGAACATGCATGGTGGATCACTTGATAAAGATCACAGAAAAAGTGTGGGATTTCCAGTTCTGTACAGAAGGAAAGTTGCAGCACCATCAAACTTTGTAGGATAGAATGCACGACATTCACCAGCCAGGACACCAGAACCAGTAACACACAAAGTTGGGggttcatgatgactgtgtaATGCAGTGGGTGACAAATGGCCACAAAGCGGTCATAAGCCATCACAGTCAGCAGAAAGATGTCCAAAcctgaaaagagaatgaaaaaaagcaTTTGGGTGATGCAACCTGCATATCTGATGATCTTGCTCTGTGTCTGgatgttcaccagcatctttgggacGGTGGTGGAGGTGAAGCAGATGTCCACAAAGGACaggatggagaggaagaagtacatgggtgtgtgcaggtgggaATCTGAGATCGTGGtcaggatgatgagcaggtttCCAAGCACAGTGACCAGATACATGGACAGGAACAGTCCAAAGATGAAAGACTGCAATCTGGGGTCCTGTGAAATTCCAAGAAGCATAAATTCTGATATTTGTGTATTATTTTCTGGCCCCATGTAGTCAGTATAActaaatgaaaaagagagagagagaaaaggtatAACCAAATTATGTAATACTACACTGAACAATGCACTGTCATAAATAGTCTGTAGTCAAAACATGTGTTCTATGTGTGAATATTTTCCTATATAAGGTAGCCCTTTGCCATCTATGATTTGTAATTCCTGTCCCACTATCAGATTTTTTCCTATGTGACTAGGGAAATGGCAGCTGTTACATGATGAGAGATGGTCtcagaaagtagtgaagaaaaGTGAGACTGTTGCTACTAAAACTTACAGGCACAAAGAAACTGCTGATTTTGTATTTGGAGTTGTCTACAATGGTGTCTTCTGAATTGCAATacctccctttttatttctacCAGTTGCCTTTTGTTCTGATCTCTTTTAGTATGAGTTACATTTGGGCATAAATTGAGCCCAGGTCCCCTTTCTCTTAACCCTACTCTCAGTcctgaagacacacacacacacacacacacacacacacacacacgggcagAAACTCGGTCACTATGGAAAAACATGTCACATGCTGTGTGTCATGGGGCCATGTTAATATTATGTTTTTCCTATCACCCACTGTACTATGAGAGAAATGCCAGCGAGGCTGACTCAGAAATTCCACATTGTAAATTTCCCATAGGCTTTCAGAATTGAGGCTACTTTTTGCAACTGCTATTTTCTACCTCatttaaagaaaagtaagaaaaaaagaaaacaaggtctGCTACAATAACTCAGTTGTAGAGAACTTAACAAGCATAAACTATGTGCTGGAATCTGTCCCCAGAACAGCATAAGCAAAAAGAATTAATACAAAAATTGCtccataaagagagagagagagagagagagagagaaagagagagaaactgaatTTCCTTAAGAGTATAAACTAAATTAGGTGAAAGGAAGACACagctctttccctcctttctagCTTCATTTGAACTCCAACCACATCCtccaaagataaaaacaaatttctcaaaagacaaaagtaaTGATACTTTTGAGCACTACTACAAAGAGAGAACATCGTATGAAGGAAGTAAATAAGCctcaagggaagaaaaaagaaatattcccaaaatataaaaatgaacaaaatccaTGCAGTGTTTATATGAAATATTAGAAAAGATTTTTCTCTAACATTCAATATTGACTTGCTTAATTAATTTTTATGGATTACTCCATTTTCAATTAACATAATTTTAACTACACATGCATGAAATGTAAGTTTGATTACATGTATACCTGGtgtaaaaatcaaatcaaatcaagaCAATTTTCGTATCCATCACTTCAAACATTGTACATTTTGTTGATGCTGACCATATTCAAAATCATCCTTCCAGTTACATTAAAACATGTGATTCATTCGTGTTAACAAGAGTCACTCTACTGTGCAGTAGAAGAGCAAAACTGATTCCTCATATCTGACTGTAACTTTGCACCCATTGAACAACTTCTGCCTGATCTTGCTCCCTCTCTCATTACTTGTCACTGTTAACCAATATTCTACTCTCTACATCCGCGATATAAACTTTCAGATTCCACTGAGAAAACTAATTGCTCTTTCTCATTGTAATTAACCAACCATATGCagcaagaaaaataacaattgttTTCTATGGACAAGAGAAAATGACACAGTGTAGTTTCTCCAGTTCCTTGTGTGAGGTATTTCCTTTGTTGTTACCCTGTTTTCAATTTTGAACTCTTTGGACAAATCCAATGAGCACATTCACATCTTGCATGTGCTTTTGGCTAAAATGCCTCTCCAGAATAAATTCTACAAACTCTGCCGAGCAATGACAATTCTCCCTTTTACACTAATTAGAGTCCTACCAGTGGCTGCTCCCTGAGCGCActgcatcacacacacactcatttcctACACCGTGCTGAGTCTCAACATCATGATGCCAGATCCAAATGAGCAGAGATTCACCTGCTTTGTTCATGTTTCTGTTTGCATAGCAGCAGAGGTGTGTATTTTATAAACTTAAAAGAAtactttagaaataaaagaatgttaAGATAAAAGCAGGTTGAACAGTGGTTTCAAATATCTTTATTATACAATATTGAATGGAGCAAAAAGAATTGAGATGAAGAAGATGTATGATACCAATAATGTAATTCTTTCAACATTGATTGATAAGTATCAGTGCTCTGAACATAAGAGTTTGAGGCAGTGGTCCTCAACTATGACATGTAGCAAATGTTCAATAACTATTAGTTGAATGAATCAGGAATCATGCCTCTATATATATCACCATTTAATATATGCAAAGCCTGTTCTAATGGAATTAGAGCAAGTAGAATTGTAAAGTAACAGTGGCAAAATGACTGTCTTGAAATTGAAGTTGACCCATGAAATCCCTAAAATCAGAGGAAGTAAAGACCACAGTAAGAAAgtaaaccatgtattttagaaggaCATCAAGAAAACTACATATGATGTTTGTGGGTGGGCAAACTTATCTTGATTAAGAGTAGAAACTCAGATAAAAAAACATAGACATATTTTACTAAATACTGTTGAAATTTTTTATAAGTAAAATGTCACTCTACAAGCAAAAACAGACATAGTAAATAGGATTCTACAGAAATTATGAGAAGTTTGGGAAATGGGTGTAGGATACACATAATCAAATAAACACAGCACTGCACttcctaaataaaaaaaaaccaccctCATGTCATGCACATCCCTCCACTAGAAATGCAGTTTATCTTTTCCACCTGATTAAATACAATTGTGCTTGGACACATGTTCTACTTACATTGAGCCATTTTAAGTGTCAAAATTTCCTTTCTAACCGTACTTCCAAAGCCATCAATTCATTTTCATCAATGAATCTGCATTACTGAGTTCAATGTTcacttccttttccagcatgGTAAATAAACACATCAATGAATTATTGCAACTAACAAGTAAGTAGCCACAGCCACTTCTCAGCTCTAAGAGAGTCTGGGCTGGCTCAGGGGTTACCTTAGCTAAATGTTCTTGGCTTCCATATCACAGAAGGTCATCTGAAGCCACTAATGAGCTCTCAGACTCACCTGGATTATTCTCCTGAATGGAAGGTCTATATGTGCAAGTCAATTTCCTTTTTGGGTGGTTGACAATGGAGACTGAAGCTATGTAGCCATACATAACCACAAGAATGTATCAAATATTAGTCCCCAATAAATATGAGGACTCTAATGGAAGGACTACGCCCCTGCTAGACGATGGCTGTACATGCCAAAACAATGCCAGGTGCGGTATTTTCAGCTCTGTGTGTCTGCTGAATAGGCAAACTTCCCTCTTCTATTTCCAGTCCTGAGTATGTCATTTCCTATGGGACATTGCACATCACAGGAGAAAAATTTCTCTGCTGGTTCTCAGTTCCCAAGACACCTGGTTAAATGTCAGAAAAATCCTCCatcatttcctcttccttccagaATTCTACACCCCTGAAACCATATTGCAATTCTCAATTAAGATTTTCCAGAAGTCTAAGACTGATGAGTCTGTCTTTATCAGGTCCCTTGGCTCCACAACACCTTGTCTAGTTTTGAGAACACCTCCCTAATATCTCCAAAACTCCTGACTCACTTTTCTTCATCAATGGGCTGACTCACGATCCCTTGGTATAAAAGCATTAGTACTGCAATCcttgctttattattttccaaagtagatAAACAAGTGTCATTATTCAGTCATGCATTTATAAGTAGTTAGAACATTCAAAGACATATATTTATATCATTACATATATATTACCTGGATATTAGCAACTAAtgagatttttctcatttacttgGTATATAATTTGTGTTCTGAACTGATGTAAACCTCTTTATACATTCACACAAATAGGATTCAGGATGGGCCCATCAGTACTGTTGGGCCCATTAGGAATTAGGATCCCCACATAGGAATTTTAGAGGGTCAGAAATATGTAGtgcacaaaaaaatggaaaagccaTGAATGTGAAGACTACAGTTCTGTAGTTTATCAGGTGTTCAGTAGACATTTCTTGAGTCTATGAATACATAAATGATTTGGTAGGATAGATAGATTTAGACATCAGTGAGAAATGATGGTATAATAGCTCAGGATGAACAATGAGTGATAGCAAAGGGAAGATATGTCTAAGATTTCCAAAAGTAGAGGAAAAGTCTGGAGGCAGTAAATATGGAAATGTAGTGTGTCAGAGGTAGGAAAGTTCCAGAAATATCCTTGAGTGAGATCTTGAAAATCATTATTGTTCTGCTGGGCTTTAAAAACTAAGGTGCCATGTTGTGAGAGGCCCATATGGCAAGAAGGTGAGGACAGTTCTTAGTGCTGAAAAAGAGCCTGAACAACACCCAGAAAGACAACAGGACCTCAGTCCCATCAACACAAGTGAACGAATTCTGTTCATGACCTGAACGAGCCTGGAGGAGGCTCCTGAGCTCCAGGTGAGAACTCAGTCAGACCAATGGTGTGATTTGGGCAATGTGAAACCATGACCAGAAAAATCAGCAGAGGGCTGTGTGAAATTCCCATCTGCTTATTAGAAGTATAACAATTGACTGCTGTGCTAAGACACATAATTTTGGGTAATctgtttcacagaaatagaaaagtaataTCAATGTAATGTCTCCTAAATTACgtaggttattattattttattatattattatatcattttattatattattatatattattatttttaaaggtcacacacttgtatgtatttatggggaatagtatgttttaatatattttaaataggcaatGATTTACACAGGGTCATTTGGAGATCTATCATCTCCAATATTATGAATTATGTCATAGAACATTCAAAATGCTTTTTCAAGTTATTTTGAAATCTACACTAACTTATTATTAACTGCAGTCATGATAGTATGATATGTAAGGACATCAGAAATGTTTCTTCCTATCTTACTACATTTTCTACCCTATCACaaatctctctcctccttctatCCTACCTTTCTCACCACTTGGCAGAGAAATTTTCCTCTCATCTTCATAGTCAGTAAGTTTACTATGAAGTCTGTGATCAACAAGTTGACTATGAAGTCAATTTATTTGGCTTCTACATAGACTAGGTACATGTCATAGCACACACTTTTGTTATTTACAGGGACATGGTTCCCAGGAGACTGTCACCACAATtgctcaggatgcacagagttcaTTACTGTGCTGTGAAATCTTGATTAATTTTTGCCATAAAGGCATACAACTTTGCTAAAGGCATGCCATCTTTCAATTTATCGTTTAAATTAATTCCATGGTATTTTTTTGCTTGGGagtattataatttttatcagGTCTTTGAGCAGCATTTTCTTTTGGGaaagcatattttcacaaaattaagggcagagaTACACTCAGGAGATCACACAGCAATTTAAATTCAACTGCTGATAACATGCATGACTGAAAGCCTCCCCACATCAACTGAGTTGAGTAATGCATGggtgaaaatttcaaattttcctttatgaaacttattttgctttttaagatttctttatttttttgactatgcttggtcaaaaccaagTGAAATAAATGCATCAATAAGGCAGGTTTAATGCATGTGTCTCTGTATCTTAGGATTCTTTACTTAATGGtctccatttccttctttctcacttcaaatttaaaaatttcattccttttcatggccATGTAACATTCCATCGTatatatctgccatatgttcctcatccatttacctgtaagaAGTTGTTCACATTCATTCTCtattttggccattgtgaataacaTGAAAATTAACAGGAAGTGTAagtatttcttcaaattagttattttctttactttgggGTTATATTGTACAGTAAGATTTGTAGACTATGGGTAGTACTATCATAACAAATTCTCCACCACTAAGTTACCATGTTCACTACGTTAGGTGGATTAAAATTATGTGTGAGAGTC
The sequence above is drawn from the Castor canadensis chromosome 14, mCasCan1.hap1v2, whole genome shotgun sequence genome and encodes:
- the LOC109675367 gene encoding olfactory receptor 7A17-like translates to MGPENNTQISEFMLLGISQDPRLQSFIFGLFLSMYLVTVLGNLLIILTTISDSHLHTPMYFFLSILSFVDICFTSTTVPKMLVNIQTQSKIIRYAGCITQMLFFILFSGLDIFLLTVMAYDRFVAICHPLHYTVIMNPQLCVLLVLVSWLVNVVHSILQSLMVLQLSFCTELEIPHFFCDLYQVIHHACSDTFLNEVVIYFAAVLLACCPFAGILYSYFRIISSICAISSPQGKYKAFSTCASHLSVVSLYYCTGLGVYLSSSSMEKSHSTARASVMYSVVTPMLNPFIYTLRNKDIKRALKRLFQIKIIKGPVVLRLKKDP